The Malaclemys terrapin pileata isolate rMalTer1 chromosome 2, rMalTer1.hap1, whole genome shotgun sequence nucleotide sequence aacttgAGGCACCCATTTTTAACCCCCTGGCCAGTGTTGGTAAGTATTCtatagagagacagagagaacagaATAATATTGATTCCAGAAATAGCTACTGTACATACAGAAGTTCTTACCTTCCATCAATACAAGTAAAATGTCCCTTAAAATGGTGATGGTTGTTGCCAGCACAAAGATAGAGAACACAAATGTGCAGACTGGGTCAGCTATTTTGTATTCTGGCTAAAAAAATATAAGCACATCACTTGATTAAATCCATCACTTTCCGTTTCTGGCTGACGTTTTTAACGAGCTAATCAAAAACCAATATAATCCATTTATCTAACACAGTTACCATTGCTGATATTCTTGACCAGTACAGTCCCAGTACAGCCAAGTTAACAGACAATTTTCTGATTGCATTATTCTTTAAGACTTCAAGCCACTAAAGATAAAGGAGAGAGACACATAACAATAGATTCCATATGGCTTAAACCCCGAGGAAAAAATTGTTGTGTTCTCAACAACCATTTTATTCCCAGAAATGAACATAACTGTCCATGACTAAATTACAATATATATCATTAAGACAGAGAAAATATGTACATAGCATCTAATGATGGTGTTATGAAAATAACTGCATCATTAATTGCTATGAAGGTGAGTAAACCCAGTAAAACTGACCTTAAAGAATATTATAAGTGCACTAATTAGCACACTAATGCTCTGAAATAGATCTCCAATGGCATGTACAAAAGCTGCCCTCACACTGGCATTGGCCAAAGCTGGCTTCTGTTGAAGAGCTGATATATGTTCAGTGGCTTGTCCTCTGTGACTATGTCCAGGCCCTGTCTGGTGCAGAGTCAGACTTAATCTGAAAGAGATACAATGCTGCAAATATCAGTGAGATCATACTGTctaagaacaacaacaaacaccTCAGTATCGCACTCCTTAAAGCAAAAGATAAGCAATAGCAAGCATATGTGTAAATATATGTAGATATTGTCCACTCCAGGAAATCTCAAAATGATTAAGtattttatatacaaaaaaaGACAACTTACATGACATTGGCCACCACTGCACAACCAGAAGTAATGAGCATCACTGTAGCTTCAATCTCATAATTTGGTTGCAGCAGTCTCATGCTCGCTAAATATGTCAACACGCCAGTCACCACCCAAATGATTAGCAGCGACATCAAAGCACCCAGAATTTCTAGGGGTTAAAACAATTGGATTTTAGgggcattttaaataaaatgcaagGAATTGGCTAATGGATTAGCACTAACACTTCCCCATTAGAAAGCCGTTCTTATGTGTTTGCAGATCCTAATATTCAAATCATGTTGGGATCAAATAAATCTGGTTTCCCCAGGGTTGACGTTTGTTGCAGACTTATGGGCATGGTTTGGGAATGATGGATTCATACATGTTCCCATGGGCTGGCAGAGTGTTTGCTGGTTCACGAAACAGGAAGGTGACATGCACCTTGGGATTTGTGCCCAATTGTGCCTAAGAAAACACCATGTGAAACTGAAATGCATTGTAGAATTGAAGCCTCAAGATGTCTGCAGATATCCAAATGGAGCACACAATTGCACAAATGTTTAGTAGACTGTACATGAATGCAAGTCCTGTTTCTGTACAATGGTGAGTGCCTAGGGCAGGGCgagacagtggggaaggaagagggatgggatagggcagggggaagggatggggatgaCTAAGTGCCAGCTCCTTACTTCTGGGTGTCCATGCCAGAGGTGTCCAGAGAAATGGGGGGGCAtgcgttccccccccccactagctACAGCTACGTGTCGCCTCTGGGGAGGATAAGCATGCTCCAGGCTGCAGCGTGCCCAGAACTGCCTGCAGCAGACAGCGCCTGCCTGCCTGTTCATTGGCTTGTGCTCTGTGACCATGTCCAGACCCCTGCTGGCCATATCCAGACCTGGAGCTCTCAGCCAAAACAGGAGGCTGCCCTGTAAGGCCCATCTCTGGGGGGGAGAACTGGTGTGGGGGGCAAATTTGCCCTGTGGGTAGCTTCCCAGCTATGGTTCCCCATGGCTCAATGGTTGGGATACAGGTTGGTGTATATATTGCATGGATGCAGCTCACACTTAGAGCTGCATAtacccacaatggtaaataggttgagaaccactggtctaataaCTTTGGCTGTAACGTTCTCCAGTATTatattcttttcttctttgaggttCCAGGACTTGCTGTTTTCCAGTTTCTGATGTAACCTGGGAGCTTTGAGAACATTAATAGATTAGCCTCACAAACCCACAGACCTGTGCCTGATCTCAGAATACTTTCCTGAGTACATGCTATGATGAATTGCCTTTTCTATTTCACATGGTCATATGACAGTACATTTGGTACCTGCTCTGTGCCATCCAAAAGTTAACCTTTTAGTGGAAGGTTTAGTTGATAACCACAGTGAGCAAAGGCTAATCAGGAAACTTGTCAAGTCAACCAAGATGTGTGCTGCATCAGTTATCACAGCAAGACTTCCTGAAATTTGTCCACCTGTGTAAAACAAATACATGCATATAATAGGACATGTATCCAAGACCTTATTTGTTATAAAACTAAAGAAAACTTCATTTACAatgataatgtatggcataacTTTAAACTCTTTACAGACTAGAAGATGTTTTTATCCCATTCATGCAGTCAAATATTCCTAGTCCTGAAAAAAGTTGCATCTTAGTTTTACTAAAGCATCCAGTGGCTGGTAAATCTTAAACATGTTGTAACTCATTAGAAATGTGGTTTAATTGCTATTTTAAAGTGGGAGAACAATTACAGTCTCAAACATCCTGAATTACAATCCCATTATACCCCTAATCTCTCCTCACAAATCACTGACATTTTTGTCAACACAATATGACCCCAATCAAACTAAGCAACACTCATGACACAAAAATGGGTAAAGATGGCTTTGTTTGTTTCCTGACCCCGGGATGGGTGGTTctctggcataatttagagcaagggtgggcaaactttttggcccaagggccacatctgggtggggaaattgtatgcaggaccATGAacgtagggctggggcagggggctagggtgcaggagggaatgcggggtgtgggagggggtgcggtgtgcaggaaggtgctcagggcaaggggttgggccGTAGGAGGGATGCGGAGTGCAGGagtgagctcagggcagggggttggggtgcaggagggggtccagagtgcagtggggctcagggcaggggtgcagggaggagtgcggggtgtggcaggggttagagggcagggggcaggcgggGTTGAGCGTGTGGGCTCCGGCCTGGTGCtacttacctggagtggctctggggtggcagtggtgcaCAGTGAGgctgaggcaggctccctgcctgccctggccctgcgccactcccggaagtggccagcactacgtccctgcagcccctggaggacaggggggcacagggctccgtgtgctgccctcacctgcgggtacctcccccaaagctcccattggccgcggttccccgttcctgggtggcaatcccgcgggccggatccaaagccctgacaggctgtagtttgcccactcttGATTTAGAGCAACCTAAATGGTCCCgttattgtggggaactttcctggcttatgcACTATCCCGGTGAAGTGAGCTaccgaaaggatctgagtcctcactcccacttcctttaccagAAGCCTGTctgacctcaagggctccccttccactctgtgtggcagagtcctcataaccccaacaaggctgggcccaggattcctagggggctcaacccccaaccttgtCATTGTcgcttagggcaggggctagggtgatcccactccagggtgctctctgcactggatgcttccctgatcCTAATCGTTaaatacagttcaaagcaaatacaatttattaagcagcaatccattttaaaaaataaggaaaaaatgggaaaggttaaaggaaaacacatcgcCCCGCTCTGTGGCACAGAGGCACCACAACCAGCGCCTCTGGAATGtcagggaagttcagtctgttcctcacaagtcccaggcctccttctcaggccttggctgtgctgcaggatgctgcgggttggacacttgctctggcagtgACCACACACTCtcggctctaggtggcaggacccttcttccctgtGTCGTCTCTGCCCCGTCGgagttatgatccccctccaagtctggcctgcagggccccttggctgggggtgtctccctgtgctgggcccactgcctagggtccccctcgctctcccctgctgctcaccgcacctggctccggactgctccagtgccagctccagctccactctgtctcagctccagctgctgctctgccttcagctccctgggctgcttctctggcccttcTGGCTCTGGTTgttacagctctgcccccaggacaggtctgctctgtgggctgcttctgtgactctgctcccagcactgacttgcttcctgggctgcttttctggcccctctggctggcacagttcggctggcacagctctgctccccagctcagctcgggcccctgctttctccttagctcggccccactctgtctgacccaggtaATTCCAGCTCaggaccccctggcctcctgattgGCCTGCTCACCcttcaatcaggctgacctggagcattggcctctctccATTGTCCCTGGGGATTGTCAGGCTCagagtcctgatttcccatcgacccctcccctttcttttggtactgggagctagccaaccaaaacacccccactgggttttagtaaggggacaagAGTCCCCTTACCTAAAGACAGTGAACAACAGTAAATGGGATTTAAGGAAGAATCCAATAGAAAGATAGTATGTTCTGTGCCCTATTTACGTGATATACAGTATAGTATTTTGGGTAGGGGAAGGGAGCGTTACATTTGCCATATTAAACTTATCATTTTTTATATATAGGACATGCTTTAAGCTAGTCACACTATGGACTATAGGCTGATCTAAATTATGCCAGAGAAACTAAAGGTTGCTGTAAATTACACCAGCTGCCAATGGTCACATGGGGCCAATATGGCAACCAGGGATCACGGAGAAGGAACCATTATGTCAGCTCTGAAACTGATGTCTTAGTGGCATAGAGCTGTGTGTGGCATAAAACACAGTGGGGTGGCCATAGTGCTGCTAAGACTCAGTGCCTATTACTTCAGTCAcatcacacttttttttaactctttctgAATCAACTGATTAATTCAGCCATGCCCAACTCACCTATTGATCTTAACCACACCCTGATATGAATACCAGTAAAAATTCTGGAAAACATTACAAAAAGCAACATACCACTTTCAGACCTTATGAGGAAATCTGATCCCTAAGTATATCTCCTAATTGTCTGTGGATCTCTTTATACCCAGAAAGTGGCAGATAGCGGTTCAAATTCCTCTCCACGTGGCAGGTGAATCTTGTTGATCTGAATGCATGGCCAAAATTTCAAGTGCTATGTGGCTCGACAACATAGTTACTGTTCAGAAAATAGCTTGCTCCACAGGTGGTGCTAGACTTAAGTCTCTGTTGCCCTGCAGGCGTGGCTAGGTTAGACTGATACAAAGTGATACGTTTCATCTGGCAAACAGTGTTTTCTCCAACAAGATCCTTCCCAAATAATTATACTGTAAGTCACACATATAGGACAGAGAACATTCTTCTATTCCTTATAAGTGCCATTTACTGCTGCCTATAGGTTACTTCCCAAAATGGAGCACCATGGATTCATTGcagtgaaatgaaaaaacaaCAGACCAGACATTATCCAAAATGTGAGGGGGCTCTGCagggccaagaaggctaacagcattttgggctgtataagtaggggcattgccagcagattgagggacatgatcattcccctctattcgacattggtgaggcctcatctggagtactgtgtccagttttgggacaagaaggatgtggaaaatttggaaagagtccaatggaaggcaacaaaaatgattagggggatggagcacatgactcatgaggagaggctgaggaaactgggattgtttagtctgcagaagagaaaaatgagcggggatttgatagctgctttcaactacctgaaagggggttccaaagaggatggatctagactgttctcaatggtaccagatgacagaacaaggagtaatggtctcaagttgcagtgggggaggtttaggttgtatattaggaaaaactttttcactaggagggaggtgaagcactggaatgggttacctagtgaggctgatattctatgattctatgacagctgGCCCGCAAATAGATTTTTCCATCTGGCAAAAACACCAAAAAagaggggtggtgtgtgtgtatttttttttttttttttaagaaacagaaCAATCCTGAATAGGAACAAGAAGCCAGAATCTGAAGTTTGCCACAAAACAAAATTccacaaaaaacaaagcaaaaaaaccccacattccTTTcagtcaatcaaaatattttgatttgataaaaccagaatgaaatgttttgaatctgactatttatttttagataaagtaaatttcaaaatgaaacttttccatGTCGAGatgtttcaatattttcaaaatgtttttccattttttcccctaaacAACATTTTGTCAAATGGATATTACTGCACAAAAAATTAGGTGTAATCtaaacagcattttctgaccaaaaactGTTATGATGAAAATATTTGATCAGTTTTACTCTGCAGCATTTTGATGTATGTATAAGGCTGAAGCAAAAAGCATGTAACACACCAACTTTTCAGTTGTGATACATCACCTACAGCTGTACTATAGATATTTTCTAGGTAGATATCTATTTAACACAGTGATATACAACATGTTGCAACCATAAGAAGCTGGAATACGAGATGTTTTTCTCTTAACTTGGCATAAAGACCACAAAATGCTGCAACATCCGTTTACATTTTGGATACTTTACTTCCATTCTGTTGTGTTTTTTTCATACAGAATTACAAGATGCCCACTCTGCTCAGCTTGAAATTCTGAAAGATGATCCAAAGGACTATTGGACATATTGCCCAAGTTGAtgcttcccccaaataattcctagaacataacttttagaaaaacatccaatcttgattttaaaattgtcagtgatggagaatctatcatgacccttggtaaattgttccgattgttaattactctcattcttaaaaatatatgccttgtttccattttaaatttgtttagcTACAACTTCAAGCCATTGGATTATGttaatacctttctctgctagattgaagagcccatttgaAATATATGTTCTACGTTGTCCTGGGGGTATACCTGCCTTGCACTGGACAAGTTAACCCCAtattgtgggctgaggaagccacacCCTGTCAccactgctgggcatgctccggcTGAAGCCTCAGTATaaaagcagcccagctcagtctagGCTGATCACTAAGGGGAAAGGACACACATTGCAGTCTCACTCTCAGGAGTGGTGGAGCCCCAAACCATGAAGGCCAGGTGCATTGAGACCCAGGCAGATAGCTGGCTGCCCATGGAAGCCAAAGAGTGGATGGAGTCATCGGGAGCTTCACCAGCTGATGACCCTAGAAGACTGGTGGACAACTGCACGGGAAAacagggtaggaagtagcccaggggaattAGACTTTTTCCGGTTGTAGAACTGGGGCAAAGTCAGCATGTTTCGGATGGATCCCTGCTGACCTAGTGGTGAATACAGTCACTGCTGACAGGGCCCTCCTCCTACCCTGGCTGCAGCCCACTTCCCCCCggccactaggccatgcagcCCTTCATAGGAGGGCTGCCATATTGACTCCAGCCACTGGGCCATGCAGCTTTGCAAAGGAGGGCCACCGTATTGACTCTGACTACTGGGCCATCTTACTGACTCTAGACATTAGGCCATACTGCCCAGAGGCTAAGGGCAGTTTCTTGGATTCAGATGTGGGGCTGTAacatcccttccctctccccctgccccgtgACACCCATTTCTTATAGACTACttatagactgcaatcaagtcaccccttaaccatctctttgttagaTTCAAGggactcaatctatttagcttatcactataatgcatgttttctaatcctttaatcattcttctggctcttctctgaactctctccagtttatcaacacccttcttgaattgtgggcaccagaactggacacagtattttagCAGCAGTCACTCCAGTGCCAAATGccgaggtaaaataacctctctattactactcaagattcccctgtttatgcatcccaggatcacattagtgaTCTTTTGGtgacagcatcacattgggagctcctgttcagctgattgtccactatgatccccaaatctttttcagagccaTGGCTTCCCAGAATAGACAACCCAGTTCCAgtttctctgtcccctccccccgcagaacCTGGCCAGATGCCCATACCcctgggtccagcagcccctagtggcgaCCAGCAGTTTTGCAGCCCATTACTGTGGGGGAAAAGAaaattctgcacagaacattaatttctgtgcaaactctgcattgtgcagtggtgcagaattccctcaggagtaatccTCATTTCAGCTGCTTATCTCAGCTTTGCCTACAGGAGTATTTTGCCCTTTAAAAGGGGATGGGAGGATAAAATGTTCTCTACTTTCAAGAGTAAGGCTTGTATTATAGCTATAAGGTTTATTTCTTTGTAGCAATATTCCCAACAAATGGCTTTGTGACTGATTATTACTCACAGTGGTTGTTTATTGCTTTGTATACTACAAAGCAATAGAAATTGTCAGTCACTCAATGGTCAATCATCTAGCACATGCTGTCTAGcctaatgattaaaaaaattaaatatatggtTCATAATTGCAATAATCCCCATAGACTGTCTGTAACTGCAGTTAATAACTGGTTTGTCAGAGTTTAATGGTctgaaacaaaatggttttcaagCCTGTTACTTAGCTGTCACTGCAAAAATCTGAATGATTCATTaagcaaaaagaaacattttgttaacATATCATCTGTCCTTCCAATTATCCTCTAGCAATGCTGTATTCACCAAATTTAAGCCTGCTGATTACATAGCTTTGTTAATAAAACATTACTTCTGTCACTGGAAATTACTGTATGGAGATAAATAGCATGCACCAaatttcacccagtgaaattCACCTGACCCACAAGCAATTTATGCAgggaaattgtgtgtgtggggaggtgatGAAGTTGGGGAGGAAAATTCTCCCTCTAATGGACAACAAAGGTAGAAGACAGCAGTGCAGTCTCTCACTGACCACAGCTCCAGCTAGTAGTGTAGTCAGAGGTAAACAGAGTTACCAACTTCTCACTTGGGGAATATAGAGTGTGGTTTCGGTTagtttacatatttttttttaaccactaaACCATTGGCTTCAGCCTATAGGCAAGAGGGCTAGAGAAGCAGACAAGCTCTGTACTTGCATGGGGTTTAAGGGGTACTAGGTCTACATAAGCATGGATCCCATAGTCCCTCCCTGGCTGTCCTCTACAATACTATGTGGGGCTGGTGTGGAAAAATCCCTTTCAGGTGCACAGGTCTCCCTCCATGCTTCCTCACGCTACCACAAGACAAGGCTGATGTAGCATGTATGGTGTTGTGCCAAACTACACGCTACATCTCTCATGCACAACACCACATCTCCAAAATCTCTCACTGACATAGGAGATGAAGCTTTCCCAggatttagaaaaaatatttgcatcCATTGCTGTGAGGTACATCTATATGGTATGGAGAAAGATAGGGGATTTGTTTTACAGGAGAAAATTCAAAGCAGAATCATAAAACTATTTAAGAGCTGGAAGGACAGATTTCTGAGCAAAGATTTaaggaaataaatatatatataacttcACTAAACAAACAGCTAAATAGAAGGAGGTGAAGGAAGGATGAAAACATAACTACCCACAAGTATCAATGGAGTACAAATATCAAGGAGGGAGAGGCATTGTTTAGAGTGATTCCAGGGGCTATAAGTGCTATGGGAAAGAGCAAAGGAAAAGTTAGGCTGATTATCAGGAGACAGGTCCTAGGAACAAGGCCTCCTAGACTGTGGAATAATTTACTGCCAGCTGGATCCattttagagctggttggaacatttttgacaaaatgaaactTTGCCAAAAAATGCTGTTTCgtcaaaactgaaatgttggGTGGAGAGATACCAGTTTAGACAATGTCTTCACTGAAGAGGGAGAGAGATCAACTCTCccactctatagcctggtggttagggctagtgggaggtgggagacccaggttcaactcTCTGCTTTGCCTGATTCGGAGTAATCTGGCTCTCCCGCATGCCAGACCCGTGCTCTAGCAACCAGGCAATACACATGCCCCTTACC carries:
- the SLC30A8 gene encoding proton-coupled zinc antiporter SLC30A8; translation: MATAKGLERTCLVADRGTKKYSLALDRMGLQQNNLNKEECQEESEDAEDNPLYHCHSHSMAYESRKIEQCQAKRKLYAASIICLIFMTAEIIGGQISGSLAVITDAAHILVDLTSFLISLCSLWLSTKPSTKRLTFGWHRAEILGALMSLLIIWVVTGVLTYLASMRLLQPNYEIEATVMLITSGCAVVANVILSLTLHQTGPGHSHRGQATEHISALQQKPALANASVRAAFVHAIGDLFQSISVLISALIIFFKPEYKIADPVCTFVFSIFVLATTITILRDILLVLMEGTPKGFNYDAVRERILAVNKVESIHNLHLWSLTMNQIILSAHVVVTEDTVDNHQILKEVTQVLFDTYTFHSVTIQIEPQANQKPDCVFCQDPKD